In the genome of Bacteroidota bacterium, the window AGACATTTTACCCTTCCAAATTCAGTGTCGATTGTTTCTCTCCCCAGAAATTTTAATGAGAATTTATAAATGTCGTAGTCAATGAAAACATCAAAGTACAGTTTGTCGTTTATTTTTAAGGTATCTGCATCAACAAGTCTGGCGAAATAATAAGACGAAAGCATATCACCGGTCATCGGAGGTACCGTGAACAGAGAATCTTCCCTGTCATCTTCCTTTTCATCTTCGACCTTAATGCTATTGTTCTGCCTGTTAAAATAAACCTTTCTGTTTATTGTGTATCCTCCCTCATATACGTCTCTAATAAAGTGTGTTGGGAGAATACTCGTTTTATCCATGCGGCTTTCATAGTGATCTTCTACTTTGAAAAACCATTTAAACATGCCGACAGTCCATCCGTCACCATTTACAATAAATTGATTTTTACTAATGTCTTCATTTACTTCCAGTGTTGCATAGCCGGCTGTCACC includes:
- a CDS encoding DUF3108 domain-containing protein; this translates as MNKYLIYFLLLSSSLIGQSTNKEVPFKAGEWLKFRLHYGMVTAGYATLEVNEDISKNQFIVNGDGWTVGMFKWFFKVEDHYESRMDKTSILPTHFIRDVYEGGYTINRKVYFNRQNNSIKVEDEKEDDREDSLFTVPPMTGDMLSSYYFARLVDADTLKINDKLYFDVFIDYDIYKFSLKFLGRETIDTEFGRVKCLKFSPLVQSGRVFKEDEGVVLWISDDDNKILVRMESELRVGSIYVSLVGFKGLKHSFSVVHQ